The DNA region TCCATTGCCTCTTTGTCTACGACTATAGAAGATACCTTTATCGTTTTTGGTTAGTCCTACTACTTGACTCCAATTTAACTGTTAGAACAAGTTTCCAATTTGATAACTATTTTGATCGAGCATTGTGTTACTTCCGAAGGTTGAATAACTAATGGCCTAAACTGTCTTGGTAATGGCGAAAGTGGGTATCTACTTGGGATCTAACTCAGATCATATTTCAAATATTAATAATGTTCTTAAAACCTGGGTGCAAGCACTCTCACAAGCAAACCACGACACTGACCTCATTGGTGGGTCTGAGATACCTGAGTCTGTTCAAATGGATTCAAGAATCCATCCGGTTTCTACAGCACGGTCTCCAACCCCTTTCGGAAAGATTAAAGATTCATATACTCATGTATCCCACTATATTTTAGATCATGATCCTGATGTTGTAATACAACTTTGGAAATATCAGACACATGGACTAGGTGTTGCAGCAGCCGGAAAACGTCATCACGTACCGGCCATCATTAGATTTAGTGGTGATGTTTTCAATGAATACCGTGGATATGAACTACCATATTCACCCGCCGTCTTTCTACTAGACAATATCATCGGATCAATTCCGCTATTTCTTTCCGATAAGGTCGTCTCACTGGGACCAAATCTAAAGCAATCAATTAAAACTAGAGGTGTGTCTAATTCTAATATTCATCTTATTCCCCCACCTCAACCGGATAAAAGCCGCTTTTTTCCTGCCGACGACGTGGCAGCAGTCAGAGCGAATCTGGATCTTAAGACGGATCGCCCTATTGCGCTCTTTGTCGGTCGTCTCTCTCGCCAAAAGGGGATGTCCTTTTTAGAGCGAGTAATAGAACGGGTTTTAGTGAAAACCGACTTCCAGTTTGTAGTCGTTGGGAAGGGCCCTTACCGAGAGATATTTAAGAATCGATTTTCGTCTGAAGATGTTGTCTTGCCTGGATACGTCGCTCGTGAACAGATCGGAGACTATTATCGAGCGGCATCAGTCTATGTACACCCATCACAATTTGAAGGTATTCCCCTCGTAATCTTAGAAGCCCTCCAAAGTGAGTTGCCTGTTGTTGCGCGAGATGCAGGAGACATAAGTTTCGTTGTCGAAGAGACTGTTCAGACTGAAGAACAGATGGCTAATCGGCTTGTTCGGAAGGAATGGGACGGAACATGGAAAAACAGAGGTCTATTCTCCTCTGAATATCAGAAAAGAGA from Natronosalvus rutilus includes:
- a CDS encoding glycosyltransferase family 4 protein, which produces MAKVGIYLGSNSDHISNINNVLKTWVQALSQANHDTDLIGGSEIPESVQMDSRIHPVSTARSPTPFGKIKDSYTHVSHYILDHDPDVVIQLWKYQTHGLGVAAAGKRHHVPAIIRFSGDVFNEYRGYELPYSPAVFLLDNIIGSIPLFLSDKVVSLGPNLKQSIKTRGVSNSNIHLIPPPQPDKSRFFPADDVAAVRANLDLKTDRPIALFVGRLSRQKGMSFLERVIERVLVKTDFQFVVVGKGPYREIFKNRFSSEDVVLPGYVAREQIGDYYRAASVYVHPSQFEGIPLVILEALQSELPVVARDAGDISFVVEETVQTEEQMANRLVRKEWDGTWKNRGLFSSEYQKREIARLIKDVTM